In one Epinephelus lanceolatus isolate andai-2023 chromosome 19, ASM4190304v1, whole genome shotgun sequence genomic region, the following are encoded:
- the LOC144458727 gene encoding uncharacterized protein LOC144458727 — MFSWTSEKQTACRLCKHLTQQPSTDSKQEKRQFTACGSVRLKLTAPLTAPLTAPLTAPLTVSLTASLTAPLTASLTAPLTAPLTAPLTASLTAPLTAPLTASLTAPLTASLTAPLTAPLTAPLTAPLTAPLTAPLTAPLTAPLTASLTAPLTAPLTAPLTASLTASLTAPLTASLTALTAPLTASLTAPLTAPLTALLTAPLTAPLTAPLTAPLTAPLTAPLTAPLTAPLTAPLTAPLTAPLTAPLTAPLTAPLTAPLTALTAPLTAPLTAPLTAPLTASLTAPLTAPLTAPLTAPLTAPLTALTAPLTAPLTAPLTAPLTAPLTASLTAPLTAPLTAPLTAPLTASLTAPLTAPLTASLTAGKSLRESNINCQTLITTTLQINSYFLIILKRKNFHVLMRLRHM; from the coding sequence atgttcaGCTGGACATCAGAGAAGCAAACAGCCTGCAGACTGTGCAAACACCTCACACAGCAACCATCAACTGACAGCAAACAGGAAAAACGACAGTTTACAGCCTGTGGCTCAGTACGCCTCAAACTCACAGCTCCTCTCACAGCTCCTCTCACAGCTCCTCTCACAGCTCCTCTCACAGTCTCGCTCACAGCCTCGCTCACAGCTCCTCTCACAGCCTCGCTCACAGCTCCGCTCACAGCTCCTCTCACAGCTCCGCTCACAGCCTCGCTCACAGCTCCGCTCACAGCTCCTCTCACAGCCTCGCTCACAGCTCCTCTCACAGCCTCGCTCACAGCTCCGCTCACAGCTCCGCTCACAGCTCCTCTCACAGCTCCGCTCACAGCTCCGCTCACAGCTCCTCTCACAGCTCCGCTCACAGCTCCTCTCACAGCCTCGCTCACAGCTCCGCTCACAGCTCCGCTCACAGCTCCTCTCACAGCCTCGCTCACAGCCTCGCTCACAGCTCCTCTCACAGCCTCGCTCACAGCTCTCACAGCTCCTCTCACAGCCTCGCTCACAGCTCCGCTCACAGCTCCTCTCACAGCTCTGCTCACAGCTCCGCTCACAGCTCCTCTCACAGCTCCTCTCACAGCTCCGCTCACAGCTCCTCTCACAGCTCCGCTCACAGCTCCTCTCACAGCTCCGCTCACAGCTCCTCTCACAGCTCCTCTCACAGCTCCTCTCACAGCTCCGCTCACAGCTCCTCTCACAGCTCCTCTCACAGCTCCGCTCACAGCTCTCACAGCTCCTCTCACAGCTCCGCTCACAGCTCCGCTCACAGCTCCTCTCACAGCCTCGCTCACAGCTCCGCTCACAGCTCCGCTCACAGCTCCTCTCACAGCTCCTCTCACAGCTCCGCTCACAGCTCTCACAGCTCCTCTCACAGCTCCGCTCACAGCTCCTCTCACAGCTCCGCTCACAGCTCCTCTCACAGCCTCGCTCACAGCTCCTCTCACAGCTCCTCTCACAGCTCCGCTCACAGCTCCTCTCACAGCCTCGCTCACAGCTCCTCTCACAGCTCCTCTCACAGCCTCGCTCACAGCGGGGAAAAGCCTCAGGGAGTCAAACATTAACTGTCAAACACTCATCACGACGACACTGCAAATAAACtcttattttcttattattttaaaaagaaagaatttTCATGTTCTCATGAGACTACGTCACATGTAG